The Oncorhynchus masou masou isolate Uvic2021 chromosome 14, UVic_Omas_1.1, whole genome shotgun sequence region TCAGTTGACCATGGTTcatggtcatcagctatcctttagctcgaaaagctatcgccagttttgtacaacgcgactcagaccagagcataccggacctattttctctccatatcccagccagctgaagagttccatcagccactcctggacTTCAATCACCTATTCAGACTGCCGATGccgagccccaccgggccttcataACTGGACTACCAAAGTTATCTGCCCGATGGAGTTATCCATCTGGCCCCTCCATCGCAACGTTACCAGAATGCCTatctgcggcccgctaatcgttagctgtcttatcggctgctgtcttatcggctgctatctaaATAGGTCTATCAGACAAttcactataactatatctattttaccatttggattggtcccctctaccacatggAACCCCACCTAAACTgaaacatgcttaacaccccagccatcctacaatctaagcttgatgccctcaatctcacacaaatgatcaatgaacctaccaggtaccaccccaaagccgtaaacacgggcactctcatagatatcatcctaaccaacttgccctctaaatacacctgctgtattcaaccaagatctcagcgatcactgcctcattgcctgcatccgtaatgggtcatcggtcaaatgacctccactcatcactgtcataCGCTCCcagaaacacttcagcgagcaggcctttctaatcgacctggcccgggtatcctggaaggatattgacctcatcccgtcagtagaggatgcctagttattttttttttaattccttcctcaccatcttaaataagcatgccccattcaagaaatttagaaccaggaacagatatagcccttggttctctccagacctgactgcccttaaccaacacaaaaacatcctatggcgttctgcattagcatcaaacagcccacgtgatatgcaacttttcagggaagctagaaaccaatatacacaggcagttagaaaagccaaggctagctttttcaagcagaaatttgcttcctgcaacacaaactcagagttctgggacactgaagtccatggaggattggaaacactgtcaccactgataaatccacaataattgagaatttcaataagcatctttctatggctggccatgctttccacctggctattcCTACcacggtcaacagcactgcacccacccacagcaactcgcccaagccttccccatttctccttctcccaaatccagtcagctgatgttctgaaagagcggcaaaatctggactcctacaaatcagctgggctagacaatctggaccctgtctttctaaaattatctgccgaaattgttgcaacccctttgaagagggggggggggtcttgaaacaaactgctacagacctatatctatcctaccctgtctttttAAAAGggcttcaaaagccaagtcaacaaacaaattactgaccatttcgaatctcaccgcaCCTtatccgctatgcaatctggtttcagagctggtcatgggtgcacctcagccacgctcaaggtcctaaacggtatcttaaccgccatcgataagaaacaatactgtgcagccgtattcattgacctggtcaccgcatcctcatcggcagactcgatagccttggtttctcaaatgattgcctcgcctggttcaccaactacttctctgatgtgtcaaattggagggcctgttgtccgggcctctggcagtctctgtgggggtgccacagggttcaattcttgggccgactcttttcaaatcaaatcaaatttatgtatatagcccttcgtacatcagctgatatctcaaagtgctgtacagaaacccagcctaaaacctcaaacagcaagcaatgcaggtgtagaagcacggtggctaggaaaaactccctagaaaggccgaaacctagagcggaaccaggctatgtggggtggccagtcctcttctggctgtgccgggtggagattataacatggccaagatgttcaaatgttcataaatgaccagcatggtcaaataataataataatgataataataataataataataataataataatcacaggcagaacagttgcaactggagcagcagcacggccaggtggactggggacagcgaggagtcatcatgtcaggtagtcctgaggcatggtcctagggctcaggtcctccgagagagggaaagagagaattagagagggcatacttaaattcacacaggacaccgaataggacaggagaagtactccagatataacaaacggaccctagccccccgacacataaactactgcagcataaatactggaggctgagacaggaggggtcaggagacactgtggccccatctgaggacacccccgaTCAGGCCccaacaggaaggatataaccccacccactttgccaaagcacagcccccacaccactagagggatatcttcaaacaccaacttaccatcctgagacaaggccgagtatagcccacaaagatctccgccacggcacaacccaaggaggGGGGCGGGCGCCAAccccttttctctgtatacatcaacaatgtcgctcttgctgcggatgattccctgatccacctctacgcagacgacaccattctgtatacatctggcctttctttggacactgtggaaacaaacctccaaacgagcttcaatgccatacaacactccttccatggccaacTGTTCTTAaccgctagtaaaactaaatgcatgcttttcaaccgttcgccgcccgcacccgcctgcctgactagcatcactactctggacggttctgacttagaatatgtggacaactacaaatacctaggtgtctggctagactgtgaACTTTcctccagactcatattaagcatctccaatccaaaattaaatcttgaatcggcttcctattccgcaagaaagcctccttcactcagcCAGTTTTGCTAAggtatcctaccaatccttgacttcggcaatgtcatttacaaaatagcctccgacACTCTACTCGGACTGCATCGttttctatcacagtgccatccattttgtcaccaaagcctcatataccAGCCACTACTGCTACCTGTATGCTCtaatcggctggccctcgctacatattcgtcgccagacccactggctcgaggtcatctataagtctctgcttggtaaaactccgccttatctcagctcactggtcacaataacacccactcgtagcacgcgctccagcaggtatatctcactggtcatccccaaagccaacacctactttggctgcctttccttccagttccctgCTGCCAATGCCTggattgcaaaaatcgctgaagctggagacgtaTATTTccttcactaactttaaacatcagccagccaagcagctaaccgatcgctgtcgttagcccatccaatctacctaccccatccccatattgtttttatttacttttctgctcttttgcacaccagtatttctacttgcacatcatctgcatctatcactccagtgttcatttgctaaattataattacttgctactatggcctatttattgccttaactcctcacgccatttgcacactctgtatatagccattttttttctattttgttaatgattgtatgcttgtttattccatgtaaccctttgtcacactgctttgcttcatcttggccaggttgtaaatgagtacttgttctcaactagcctacctggttaaataaaagttacatttttttatttttaagaaccATAGTTAATGTCAGTTCTCACTTTACATGATTCTCAGTTATCTGAGCCATGAGAGgtcatatgtgtgtgtgatttgtgAATGTGGACATGTTCTTCCTTTAAACTCCCCCTAACCTGGACATCTGCCTCATCCTTGTTCTGACCGGACATTCTGTAGTGGTTGCTAACGGCCTTAAGCCAGCACCTAAGATTTCTTAATGCATTCATGGTCCTTCGATTCTCTACAACCCTACCCCTatttttcacctggattcatcatAACCATGTGTGTACACCACCTAATAGTTATGTCCCAGAGCATCTATTAGCTATCCAAACAGGAAGCGACGGGACGGAGCAGAGTTCGCCCAAATAGAGCAAATTCCTATTTTCTCCGCTTCTCCTATGCGGCTTTCACGTGCACCGCCAACCGCTCCACTTGGATAGAATTCCGACCACTGCCTAGCTCCATTGAAAATATACGTTAAACTCTGCTACCGCTTCCTGACTAAACACAGTCCCAGAATATTACTTGATTTTCAGGTTTACCTTAAATTGTATGAGAAATTGTCTCCCATCCCACATTTAGATGGAAATTAAAATCTCATTGTCCAAGTTTTAATCATCTTTTGGGATTACTTtaccaccccatggcaaaatgaataGAATTGTATGAAATTAATAATACAATTGCAAAATCTCTCTGTCCCATGGcaaaaaatgtgaagaattgtaGCAAACTTGATTTAGAACTTCAACATTTTCTCTCCGTTAAAATGTTTTGCTTGCGAATGTCCCCCCTTGCAAAATGTCCCCCCAAAGGTTTGTGGCTATGAACATGGATATACAGACTGCTCAGCCACTGTGGCCCCtcatgagttcagattttttgttGACTCCACTCCCATCAATGTTGCCAATCCCTGACCTAAATAATAAGGAAAACAAAAGGTTGATAACATTTATTTTTCTTACACTAAGTACAGAGTTATTTTctaacatgtacagtggggcaaaaaagtattgtcagccaccaattgtgcaagttctcccacttaaagatgaggactgtaattttcatcatagatacacttctatgacagacaaaatgagagaatccagaaaatcacattgtatgaatttatttgcaaattatggtggaaaataagtatttggtcaataacaagtttctcaatacttttatataccctttggcaatgagaggtcaaacgttttctgtaagtcttcaaggttcacacactgttgctggtattttggcccattcctccatgcagatctctagagcagtgatgttttggggctattgctgggcaacacggaccaaagatttatggggttgagatctggagactgactaggccactaagaccttgaaatgcttcttccgaagccactccttcgttgcccgggcagtgtgttagggatcattgtcatgctgaaagacccagccacgtttcatcttcaatgcccttgctgatggaaggaggttttcactcaatctcacgatacatggccctattcattctttcctttacacggatcagtcgtcctggtcccatgtttccacccccatgcttcacagtaggtatggtgttctttggttgcaactcagcattctttgtcctccaaacatgacgagttgaattttgcacaattggtggctggctgactacttttttgccccactggatAACACAACGTCCCATTGCCTACATAATTATATTATCTTGGCAGAGTTGACTTGGCATGAATAGCATTTCATAAGTGCTCTCTTGTTTTTAAGAAATACAGAAACCAAACTACTCAACAATTTGGCAAAATCTAGTTTCAGCATGCTGAATTAAAGGGaatacagatgtagaatcttcaTTTGAGCACCCTGTTGCAGAACTTTATTGCAATACAGGACATTTCAAACAtgtaaaaaggcttctgaagtttaaTTTAAACTTTAAAATTttacttgattttcccttacgaaaaataaaatcaacccctacaaaaatttATTTCTTTATAATCCACATTCTAATTTCCTGTTTCTGCAAACTGGCTCATATTAATCTTACATCTGTATGTCCTACAATCGATCACATCAGAATATAAGAGTGAAAAAACTAAAACAATTTTACAATGTCAAAACGGAACATAAAATAAAATCCTTATTTGAAATAATTGTTTAATTTGGATATCAATTTGAAATCTGCACATGTTCCCTGGATTAAACATAATTATAATACTTAAGAAAAACACAAATCATGAATTCTAAAAAAAAACGATGTCTACTCCATTTAATTCCATCTTTCAAAAATGTTGCATCACAATTTTGCACCTCCTTCACATTTGGTTCAAATGAGGATGAGGCTTTACTCAGTTTATATTACTTCTAAAAGGGGACCATTCAACCACTTTTCAGGAAATAGCCTAAATAAAATGTCTAGAAGCAGACACACAAGATTTCTTTACAATAATGCAAAGCTCGATTGAATGCACTTTTAATGACGACAAATCTGTGTGCATGCTCTTCGTATGTTATAACTATATCCCTCTGTTACGTGCATAAGGATAATAGTTGCCTCTGTGACATGTGATATTAAATGTCCTACATTTCTGCAGTGAGCCATCGTTGCCAGGGGACCCACACAAATGTTATTTAGTTACATCAATGTTTGCAACCTTACAAACAGTTAAccgccaaaataaagaaaacgtctttaatagggtgttgggccaccacgacccagaacagcttcaatgcaccttggcatagattctacaagtgtctggaactctatcagggggatgagacaccattctccCATGAGAAATAAATGTCCAATTGGGTTGATCTGGTGACAgacagccatggcatatggtCTACATTTTCATGCTCTTCAAaacattcagtgaccactcatgccctgtggatggggaattgtcatcctatgggggcacaACCATGGtaaccaaaataatggcctgcccagcatttttatacatgaccctaagcatgatgtgTTGTGAATTACCTGCTTTCAacatactttgtatccctcatactcaagtgtttccattattgtggcagttacctgtatgccCATGTGACAAAGGAAGAGAACATGGCTTAATAGTGAACTGTTTTTGTAGGAATCCTTAGGGTTGTGCTAGTTAACGCCAATGAAACACTTCTACTGTCATGCAGACAAATTAATATTTGTGATAGTATTGTAATAATGAGGTAATGGTGTTTCAAATAACCCATTTGCTGTGTTTACTCTTCTGATATTCAAAATGAGGTATGGAGGTCTTGTAAAGTTACAGCAAAAATAAAAGCTCTATAAATTAGAAGAACACGTGTCAGAGTAGGCATTTGAAGAAAAGTGGTTGGGTAATTCATTAGCAAAAACAACTGAGGCATATGAACAGTCGTCACAACTCTTTCAAGAGGTGTGTTAAGTCTTGATTACACTTAGCGGGCATGAGGAGACAACATCAATGCGAGAGCAAAGTGCTAGATAGGAGAAAGACGGGGTCGAGGTATGGCTAACATTGAAAAGTAAAACAAAGCCGATGTCAAGTTTACAGTTCCAATGAATGGAGTTCAGACAAAACAAAGGCTTAAATACTGATGCGTCACACCAATCCACTTGAGATTTGCAATTCGGCACTGTTCAAGGTTAGCTTACTGCGGAGCACAAACGTGTTTTGAGTGGTAATGTACACTGCTTTTAGTGGGAATGAAGTGCACTATGTCAGTTCTAGATAGGCAAATCATCAATAGCAAGTGTGCAGCACTGGCTGCAGATACAATCAGCAACATACATTTTCGACCACTTAAAGCCTTTAAAGGTTTCTACAATGTTTCAGTCTTAGGCTGTGTTTACATAGGCAGGCCAATTATATTTTCCAATAATCAGTTCAGCTCTTTTGCCAATAATGCTCTTTTGCATTAGAGACCAGTCTTAAACACTTTAAAATCATCAATTTGCACATTGGTTACAACCCTGAAGTCAAGGAGGGAAATTCTCTCCATACATTGTATAGTATGAACATGTGAAAAGAGCCACAGAAATAACCTTCCCCGAGGAAGACAAAACAAATCCAGTGGATTATGGAAGAGATTAGTATTTCTTTTCATCGATTGTAGTTTGAAGTGCATGTTCATCTTCAACGATAAATTACTGGCTTCGCCATGAATATGTAACATTACCATGGTCTCAATGGTACAAAGTATTACTTGCTATTACATTCATGCTTTGTGCCGAGTGATTAACCATCATTTCAGTTactaaacaactaattgaccgatTGTAAAATTTTGAAttccattttgttttttttactgtcAGCTCAATGTGCACATTGCAACGTTTCTCTAAAGATAAATCATATCAAGCCTAAACTGTGCGATATAATAGGGAGTTGCAGTTTACAACAGGCCAAAATACATTGTTTGGCACGGAATTTGTGGTAATTAATttatgaccataatccattgcctGCCTACTTGTCCCGCCTGTGTTTTTCGCTATGTTAGGTTAGtgtgggggcagagagagagaatgtgcgatcaagcgcgagagagagcagttgcttcacgagatatctctacctgaaaatacatgatcaaagtcattgatagttggtattcagcagtcataaaagtatgcgttatttactttgaagaactactaaaatagtaaTTGTCAGAGCTCTAGAGATTTGagatgacttggaattaaataaagccatcaaataaaacaaatgataTACACaacttaaatattttattaaactaAAGTCATGTAAATAAatttaataagtgataagcagtatcATGTGactttaattgttttattctggtgttacagcattcaacccacaatgCATTTAATGTTCTTTATTTTTAAACGAACCGAAACCAAACCGACCGCAAAAAAGCACTCATCACTACAAGCTGCGGGCGCATCTACAAGAGACAAAGCACAATCAAAATGGGAAGACGCTACGATACTTAAGGAATCTGGCAGAGGGGCTTAAACAGTGTTTGCTTCCCAAGATATCTGTAGAAAAGTAAAGAGCAAACCTGCAAACACCAGTATGTCTCATCTATACAACCCTGcccctcaaccccccccccccacccatcccTTATTAAAATGCCCCTCCCTTCAATATTTTATGTTCCAACAAAGTATTCTGTTAGGCATGGTGATATGAGCAGAAACAATATTCCTGATGTCAAATCAGATGCTCCACATCCATGACTCATCCGGAGGTCAAACAAGACATAAAACAAACCAAAAAGTGTGTTTCATCAATGTGGTATTTCTCTACTTCCCATGACACTTAAACCCAGCCTGCACAATCAGCAGGAGGGTGAGATTCCCATTCTTTCCCCCACTTTATCTTCGTAGACTTGTGTCAGGAATGGTCCTAGGGCAGACATGGATAGGATGTAGAAAAACCCAAGAGGGCTAGCTTGTGCTAGTCATCAACTAGAGGTCTATAGACTTGTGATTCAGGAGTAAATTGCACGATGTTCTGAATATGTGGTTCTTTATAAAAACAACAAGGGCTACCAATGTAACAATACCTTTGTCAAACGTATTATTTGACTGTTTAAAGGAGGTATTTATGTTGAGTGAAAAAATTAAAATACTGTCAAGTGAGGACTGTAAATAGTAAATTGCATGAAGAAGGTAAAGAGAAATACCAGGTTCTTTCCACATTCAGAGGTAAGCAAAACAAAGGTATTACCTCTGCTATTGACTCCAGCAGTCTGTTGCTCTCCCCCTTTACCTTGGGCACATACGCCCTTTGAAATCGAGTCACTGCTTGTAGCACTGGGAAGAAGATGAGACAACGCTTCTGCCACTGAAAGATACAATTCTCACATCAGTGTAATGTTCATTGAAGTTGCAGTCCACTTGATGTGAAATAATAAAAGCACAAAGAGACCAGTTTGATATTCCAAAAACGTAGAAAAGTATATTGAGAAAAGTAAAAAGATCACTTAAAAATTTAACTTCGTTGTTTTGTTGTGAGCGCCACTGTCCCATGCTATAGAGAATGTACAATGGCGAAACATACTAAACACAACTACCAGCGAGATCCAATCCCAAATCATTACAAAGTATTTACCTTGTCGCCACATGTAAGAAATCAAAATGGTGGTAACAATTAAGAAACAGCAGTCAGCAAAACTGTACCTGGAAAAATGCCCCCGAATCCTGACTTACGGTACTTAAAAGTGAACTCAAATGTATGAACTCGAGTACCGATGACCCTCCTGCTACTGATATGGCTATATGAGAGATATGGACTGAAGATCGACTTTGATTCCaaattctcttttttttttttgctttaatCTTCCAATTCCCTTTTCTATCTGCTCAAGACTTTTTCCCAGTGTGTGTTCGTAGGTGCGCCTGTAGCCGGGATGCCCGGGAGAAGTGTTTCCCGCACTCGGAACAGCAGATTGCTGTCGTCGTCGCCAGTGCTGTGCTGATATGAGTCTGCTGGTGAGCTTTCAGGAGCGGCGCTCGGCTGAACTTCTTGCCGCATTCTTTACACTCGTAACCCTTCCTGCCTTTGAGTGGCACGGTCTTCACATTTGAGTCCAGCGTCATTGTCCCTTTGTCTTCCTTCTCTTCgtcctcttcatcttcctcctcctcctgtgaaACCGCAAACTTTTTCTTGGGAGGAGATGGGCAGCTCTGGTTAGGCGATTCTGTGTTTTGCCGGCGCACAGCTGCTCTGCCAGGTGACGCGTCGGAGAGCAGGGGGATGGTTTCCATGGTGTTCTCGTCTTCCTCTAGGAGCTGAGCGGGGAGTGTGAGGAGCCGGTGAAGCATCGACGGAGACCTGAGGGACTCCTCAACTGAAACACAGACGGGGGGATAGAAATAGACAAAGTTATGAAGATTATAGGCAATAAAGGGTGACAGACTTAAGAGTAAGTGTGCACATAACTGGCCATGTCACATAGGGACATCATTTCAGTAGTTCCCATGCGCACCTGTGGCTGTGGTGCTTATGGAAGCAGGAGGGTCCTGCGGAGTGTCCAAGGTCGAGGAGAGGACCTCCATGTCCTCCAGAGGCATCCACTGGGGGTCTTGCAGGGGGATGGTGGGGGTGGGCTCCAGGTTCTCACGGATCAGGGCGTTCAGACTGGGGAAGGAGCCCACAATCCCCAGCCCAgatcccccagtcctctcctcactccccttccCTGAAGCCAGCTCTTTGATTTGCCACAGGTCGCTGCACCACTTCTGCCCAAACACCTTGTCCAGGATGGGGACCCAGTCCTGGGCTACGGTCAGGACAGCCTGCTTGTCACtgtctacacacagagagagggagagagcgacaaAACTGAGAACAAGACAAACCTGAACtggaaaacaaatacaaataatacGGGATGTGGTCCAGACAGCTTTCTTGTCGCTGTCTgcgcagagagagggggagaaagagattaAACAAACTTGAACAAGACAACTGAACTGGAATAAACGTGCAAAACGCGTGCACGTTTGTTTGTACATCATTGCACCTGAAGAAGAAGTTAACAATTTCAGTGATTATTTCCATCACTATAGAAGTCATTTCTAATGTCGTACATTTTACTATTGATCAATTTTACAAAAATGCTTACATTAAGAGACCCAAGGCAATATACACATAAGAAGTGTTTGTTTGCTTATACCAAATTATACTTATTAATTATACTTGAACCAGCTTAATAATATCTAAACAGTATTACCAGCACAAGTATAAGACTGGACTCTTAGAGTAGAGGGAAACCTATATCTGCTGTACATGGCATGACGCCATATATACTGTAACAAATTGCAGGGGCTTAACTGGAGCAACTATTTGGCACTGACACAGTTAATAGTTAACTGTAACAGGTGAGCTTCAGCTCCCATTTTGACAGCTACTAAATAGGTCAATTGACCAGTTCAACTGAGACCGGTGTTGTGTGCAAGGCATGGTTTATAACATGGTTAAGAAACACATTAACATTTTTATTTAGAAAATGGGGCCTCAGAGCTCTGGTTAGTCCATATTGACTCCTattcaaaatgtttttttgtgcGTGTTTTACAGTGACTTCTTGGCCACAAGCTTATTTTCAGCACCagaaattaagggaacacttgaTTTGTTTCAACTGATACTTGCTAAGTGTTTACTAAGACATAACATGGTCATTATGTGTACTTTCTGGCAAGTCAAAGAATGCAACACAATTGGTAACCAGCTGGTATGTACCGGCACTTGTTTCAATGTAGAATGACTCCCAAAATAACCTTCATTATTAGGTCATTACCAATTGATCGATCAAGCAAAAAAATAGCAGCTTGTAAAATAAAGCGTACCTGAGATTAACAATACCCTTGTATTCATCTTAATATGTTGTAAATCCATTCGAATTCAATCACTTTTCTGCAAACGCATTCAGGAGAGAGGTCatcaaagttgacccatttttcataccatgagacatccatgtcttcatcactggaaaagaaaAATGGTTGAGCTTGATGATAGACAACCCTGTTTTTCTAGACTTTTAAATTCTATTTTATAAGTCCTTGAgaacaaatgtaaaaaatatttttcttCTTCAAATTAGCATGTTGTAGCTCAGATCCTACTTTACATTATCTGAGGTTTTTAATGTTGTGCCTGCCATCAGTTGAGACATAACATGCTCTTAAACACAGGTtgggtgtcatttcaatcatagaAAAATAAGTAATAGAATGAACAGATCACTGCAATTTAGCTGCTACACCATTGAAATTTAAATGGAATGTTTTACTTCTAATTAGTACCATAAAGGTGGCCCACCGGTCCATCCGATGTCAACTTAACGGTCATGTGTATTCTGTAATCTATATTTCAAATTGGTTTCCTATTGAGGATTGATATATTCCCATTCATTTAatttaattgtacctttatttaaccaggcaagtcagttaagaacacattcttattttcaatgactgcctgggaacagtgggttaactgcctgttcaggcgcagaacgacagatttgtaccttgtcagctcgggggtttgaacttgcaaccttccgattactagtccaacgctctaaccactaggcgctctaaccgctctaaccactaggctaccctgccgcccattcATGTCAACATTGTCGGATGTGTGGACCTCCAACCATCTTTGTGGTACTATTTTGAATGCAGAAATGTCCATTTTATTCCAGTTTTAGTACAGGTATCAGCTAAAACATGACAACCGATGGTGGGCACACTACAAAAACCTCATTATGTAAAATAGGGACTAAGATACAACACGCGAATATGAAACACAATTTTACGTGTTTTTAGATAATTGACATTTACGgtaataaaaaaaatctaatttgatAAATTCTGGACATTTTTCCAATtgattgacaaccctgtttgtaagtTTTTAAATGAAACTCAACCATTTATCtcttccagtgatgaagacatggatgccTCATGGTATTTTCTGAGCACATCTACAACAGGTAAATATGTATGGAAGGTttcattcaaatcaaaaggggtactgtcaaaaagtgattgaattcaactGGATTTACCCTGTGGCATTGCAAGTTGCAACTTGAAACCATATGAACAGGAAGTTACTGGCCTCTCATGAGTAATTTAATGTATAGGCAGAGGGGCCGAGCCCTGGCAGTACTGTGGTACTTTCCATCCGTACATTTTCGATAACAAAACAACCTCCAGTGCTGTGGGATTTGACTGGTATCATAGCAAGCATCCCTTTTTATGTGTGTGTCACATTTGAGGCTGTAAATAAAGCATGCAGTTGATTGTCATGTTGACTAGAACAGAATTTTAATGTTA contains the following coding sequences:
- the LOC135553978 gene encoding uncharacterized protein LOC135553978: MNGAVYISFFQGQLESALEQVVQLAVQEITKTVGSSLSSVLMKTAVKEQENQRLKLKLQSLKFECNGVENGAAFNGGMEDNAATDRTKPETHTPSHGTERGVHANTQRLDQKGRVVGQLKMVMEHVLEFAVCELTKIVEASFDDLLLEMTKKEREHSALEEQLRRVAHQENGKGGVSRRCGSESNTAFPSGSEDTRQESRNVTVKIVRGPREQTETTNDSDKQAVLTVAQDWVPILDKVFGQKWCSDLWQIKELASGKGSEERTGGSGLGIVGSFPSLNALIRENLEPTPTIPLQDPQWMPLEDMEVLSSTLDTPQDPPASISTTATVEESLRSPSMLHRLLTLPAQLLEEDENTMETIPLLSDASPGRAAVRRQNTESPNQSCPSPPKKKFAVSQEEEEDEEDEEKEDKGTMTLDSNVKTVPLKGRKGYECKECGKKFSRAPLLKAHQQTHISTALATTTAICCSECGKHFSRASRLQAHLRTHTGKKS